The Sabethes cyaneus chromosome 1, idSabCyanKW18_F2, whole genome shotgun sequence DNA segment tccacctagtggtgaaaggaacctttgttatacggtcttacttgctatttgagatagaaatcgacacgtcttcggaacataattcatttgttggttaacgttgcgtagtgcgttggtttacataaaatttttgaaaattgaataagttttaaaatttgaacaaaatgggaacacttttaaattttgatagatcctttttcatgaaattgctgagtaaggataagtaagttgttattattctgagtaagtgcaaatagaagtaagttgtaagaggaaatcttattctttaacatatacattgcctagtaaaggtctagtttacactcaagtactttttttacacggtttagttttttgagtgttaagaacggggtaacttagagaccattcatttatttctcaatacatttgggagtagctcgacattcctcacgtagattgtaaatagttccttagctgcaccgttttcgagtaatcgaaaaaaacaaacagtgtaaaaaaagacttgagtgtataggtttttgaactatgcataattccctgtaatgccattctatttgattcacatcaatagagttttcttgaataattttcatcaatttttattaaccttcggttacttacgctgttgtattttgtacaacacgtgtaggtttttcaacgccatattgttataaacttacaaatcgttgtttaactaacgtatatccGGTTAATGGTTATGCTTCATTATGCCGCTTAAATTTCAAATAGCTAACTTTTGTTCCTTTTAAATACCGTACGACCCTTtttaataactgtcagtaaatcGTAAGAGGATTTTGTTGAAATCTTCCTAGGAAACCAACCGGGTAATATAAATCTGGTCTGGTACATAGCATGATAAACATTATTGTCCCTTTTCATTCCACCACCGGGGAGACTGCTTTAAACCGTAGACAGACTTTACCAATCTGCACACGGTGTTTGGCGGTGCACTAACGCCTTCTGGAATTTCCATAAAAATTTCCTCTTTTAATTCTCCATGCAGGAACGCCGTTTTACGGTCATGTGGTGAAACCAGAAACCTTGATGAATGCCGATAGCCACTATACTCCTTATTGTGGTCAATTTCACTACAGGTGCAAAAACCTTTTACAACCAGTCGGGGTTTACATCTTGCTGGTTCACCATACTCGTCCACTTTCACACGAAAAACCCATTTCGACTTCAATGGTTTCACTTTATCTGGGCAGTTCACAATCATCCAAACGTTGTTCCTCGCCATGGATTGAAGCTCATCCTGTACAGCTTGTTGCCACACCATCCGGTCAGGTCGATTTTTGATTTCATCAAATGTCTCGGGTGCATCTAATGAAAATAGACTGCCAGAAGTTGCTCTGTATCCGGTAAAGTAGTCGAGTAACTCACAGGGTAACCTGCGTTCCCGTCCGCTGGTCCTCGACAATACATCTTGTCGTTCTGTATGCGGAGGGAGCGCTATGTTGATGTCTTCTGTCGTTGTTGGTTCACTTTCAAGAGCATCGATTTCATTTGAGTCGGCCTCAGCATCATGGAATTCACAGTCATTTTCAGGTTGAACACCAAATTCCCCCTCTTGCTCGAAAGGCATATTTATTATCAGCGGTACGTCTTCTTCGGAAACGTCAGCAAATTTCACGTCTCTAGtgatgattatttttcgtaatgtCTTGTCCCAAAGTCTATAGCCGTTTGGAGTGTAACCGATCATTACCATTTCACGACTCTTCAGATCTAACTTTTACCGTTGTTGTGCCGGTATCCACGTGAAGCATTTACATCCAGATATCtgtaatttttccaaatttggtttGGTATCCAACCACACTTCTGCTGGAGACTAGGCACGTTACTAGGCACAGCTGCTGTCGGACTTCTATTTAGAAGGCGTACACATGCAAGTGCTGCTTCAGACCATAGACTTTTCGGTACTTTTGAATCTATGAGTACTGAGTGCGAATTTTTTCTACCAAGGTTCGATTCAATCTTTCCGCCATGCCATTTTGTTGTAAGGAATAAGCAACCATTTTGTTTATAGTAGTTGCGTTGATCAGCACGTAGATCATTCCAAAGTGACTGTAATCATCGATGAAGCTGACGAAATATCGAGATCCATCCCATACCGTAGGATCTATAGGGCCACAAACATCCGAGTGTATTCTCTCAAGTGGGCAACTTGGCCGTCTTCTGGTACCGTTAAAAGGCTTCCGACACTGCTTACCTTGTATACATGGTTCACAAATAGCAGTTTTTGGTGTCTTTTTGATTCCTTTTAATGCACCTTGATGGATCATTTTCTCCAAGTCACTCTGACTAATGTGGCCCAAACGTCGATGCCAGAGTTTTTCAGTTTCCACGTAGCAGTGATTATTCACCAATAGTTCGATTCCATATAAATTTCCTACAAGATGACCTGTGGCCAGAATAACTCCGTCTTTCACCAGAACTGCTCTGTCGCCTGAGAATACTACATCAATGCCCATcaatggggggctccgtagccgcaaggttatcgagtctgctttgacaagcgagtggtcgtgggttcgaatcttagtagaatcaagccattcgatgtcaagtgactttagcatgggttcattctcaggccccttcatttacccttccttcatgctgaattctatatttaccctccctgaagcctcttgacagtgcaaatgtcccccctatagttaagtgtactggtcagaggtatgaatgagtcctcgccagggacggctataatatgggatactactggcagcgaggaataaaagtgggtaaagtagatcaagctttgaaggaaggataagccccaatacacacaagcacgcataaaatttaataaagcatatcgctcattcaatagcgattataggaAAAAGCagaatgcagtgcaggtcatacagcaaacacccgggcgatatcacaatagatcaactacactggtcgcagtgatgagtccacacatggaaaaaaatgcccattttcgtcattttctttACTGACATTAAATTCTCCCTCAGTTCTTGAACGAGCAAAATATCCTTCACATTAAACATTGCTTACAGCGTTTATCTCTCCTATCTCCTGGGCTACCATTGTCTGACCTTCCTTTGCCACTTGGATTTTTATTGGCTTATCCAGTTTTCGCAGTAACGAGATCACAGACTTGTCTCCCACCAGGTGATCACTGCAGCCTGAGTCTAACTTGAAACAGATCCACATCTGCCATAAAACTTACGAAGTTTTTAACAACAGAACTTCTATTTTTCTGACGGCAGTCTTTCTTGAAGTGTCCTCGTTTACCACAGCCGTGACACTTTCCATTAGATTCCTCTGCTAGAAGCCTCTCCTTTACTAAATCCAGTGTTAGCTCAGTCTCTATTTTATTCTCCAAAGCGATCACAAAGGGATCATACGATTCTGGCAGTGTTAAGAAAAGCTGCGATACCAGATGCGCCTCCACCAGAGTAGCACCAGCCGTCTTCAACTTTCTCACAAGTCCATCGAATTACAAGAGATGACTTCTCATATCAGCTTcatttttcatatgaaatcgTGCCAACTACTTCCGAACCAGGCAGGGTCTGACTAATGTCCGATTTTTGGCGTACTTTGCTTCCAAACTTTCTCCCATTAGTTTTGACGTTGTCTTCTCTCTAACGATTTCCAAGCAATCTTCAGTTAGGCAGCTTATCAACAGCGCTTTTCCTTTGCGGTCCTTTGCCATGAACCTGTTCTTCTCAGCTTCTTCCACTGGCATATTTTCAGTTACAGAACTTCTGAGACTCCGGCTGCTTCCAAGAAAAGCTTGACACAGTAACTCCAGTTTTCATATTCACCAACGTTTCCACGAAACTGCTGTATTCCGTGAGCAAGGTCCTTATACGAAgattgatggacaagacaaaaacacgtatcactcttacaacatttaaggataaaaacaatattaacaaaaattatttttacctacgcGTCGACTGGTTTCAGGCATTCTAAgcctatcatcaggacgatgccgatgtccaactgattacgtATTGTTTATCTGGTTCGAAGAGCGGGAGAAATTGTTAACTTGATCTCACTTTTTTGCCAATCCGAAGAGAGAGGAAATTAGTGGTAGATCATCTCCATTCATAGGAGGTTTCTCAGCATTGGCGATACACATTGATCCCCATGCATTTAGCAGTGAAACCTTCTTAATGGTTTTGATTAATTTCGCACACtcccaatttattttatgccGTAATTCTTCACTGTGCGCTGCTACACTAGAGTCGCATGATCGACTGTGCTCCACGGCCTTCCTATGTTCCCTCAGTCTAATTTTGAATTTGCGACGTGTTTGTCCAATGTAGATAGCGGGGCAATCTTGGCATGGAATTTGATAGATTCCAGATTGTTCCTCAAGCGGGATTTTGTCTTTGAGGTTGCACAACATTTCCCGTAGCTGCTTTTGAAGGCTGTCGCTAATCCAAGTTGGTTAAGGATGTTTTTGATCGAGTTTGTAATAATTGGATAAAACGGTAGGCTGATCCTAACTTTCCCATCGCTCTCTGGTTGAAGAGTTGTTGCATTCTGTCGGCGTTTTTTCCGTTCATGTTTCCGCAGGATTTTGTTCACAAATTTGCTGTCATATCCATTCTGTTCGGCGATGTTGTGTATTTTCTCCCTTTCCGCATCAAACTCTTCTTTTTCCAACGGTATATTGAAAAGACGGTGGGCCATCGACTGGAATGCTGCTTGCTTTTGGGCtccaaaatggttggaatcgGATGTTATGAAACGGTCTATTAATGTTGGTTTACGGTAGATGCCAAATTTCCAAGTTTTGTGTTCTTTTATTGAGATGCGAAGATCTAAAAACGGGAGTGTACCGTCTTGTTCTTTTCCAACCGTAAATCTGATCGAGTCGTGTTTCGAGTTCAGTAGGTTGAGCGTTTGTGACAAATAGCGTCCCTTCACCAATGCAAACACATCGTCGACGTACCGTTTCCAAACCCGGGGGAACAGTTTGTCTTTTTGTACCTCGGTCTCAAAATCGCTCATAAATACTTCAGCTAATAGCGGTGAAAGCTTACTTCCCATGCTAAGGCCAAAGTTTTGTTTGTAAAACTTTCCGCGTAACATGAGTAAGTTCTGCTTCATACACAACTGTGCCACCTAAAGATATGCCGCAATGTGGTTCGAGGGGACTTGTTTTCGGTCTAAATGTGTACGTAAGCTTTTTAAGGCGTCTTCTACGGGTACACTGGGGAACAGAGAAGCAACATCGAACGACACCATGATCTCACTGCGTCGTATCTCAAGGTGTTTGATCTGATCTACAAGTTCTATCGAATTGTTTACACTCTTGCCGTGAGTCACAGGATATCGTTTGATCTCATCAACCAGCCAAGCAGCCATTTTCTCGGTTGGTGTACAGATGTTTGACGAAATTGGACGCATAGACAGTGGATTCTTATGGATTTTGGGTAGGCAGTATAGTGAAACGACCTTCGGGTTTGGTACGTAAAGACGTCGCTCAAGCTTTTCATCCCCAATTAGCCGTGCCACTTTTTGTCGAACAACGTTAGCCTCCTCTATCATAGTATTGAGAGGATCTTTGGGTTTTCCATTTTAGAATTTACACTCTTCATACGTACCTTCATTTATCATGTCGAGTACGCGCGAGTCGTAATCGATTTTATCCATGATCACAATTGCATTACCTTTATCAGCGCGGGAATAAATCACGTTACGTTCTTTAAGCTGCTTGATAATACTGACGGTATCAGCTTTGAAGCGTTTAGTTTCCACCTGCTTATTTTTGGCACGCACGGATGACGGATACCTGATTTAGACGGAAGATCCTGGTATTGGACCACACTTTCAACACTATTTATAATGTCTGCAATTGGAGCAGAAGACGGTAGAGTTGCAAAATTTAACCTTTTGTTAAGGAGGGCTAATTCATTTTGTGTGAAACGCGTAGAAGAAAGATTGACCACAAAATTGTCGATCACTTGCGGGGTTTGATGTGCGGGGTTCGATTTTTGCAATCGTTCTAGAGAAAGATGCTTTTTGTGGTGTTTTTGCTTCGTTTGCATCACCCGCTTAGATAAATTGTGATGCCATTGTTCAACACTTTCTGCCAACATTCAAGCCTTTTATCTTTACATTTGTATACAACACACTCAGCCGCCGTATGGTATTCTGCTTCTTTCAGCAGCCGTAAATGAAGCGGATCCTTATGCCTAGTGCCCATAACCTATTGAGGGACTTTAACGAAGATACATAAAAACGTAGTTTGAACGAAGAACTATTTATTACGTCTAAACTCAACTGAGTGTAATGTTGGAATGAACTGTTAGCAAAAAATAACACCTCTCGGTTTCTATGTAAAATGATTACATCTGCATGTTAGGCGATTGCTACTAAGTTAACAGATttcatccaatttcaagtctaatttaaactttcatttcaagtctgatttcaaatgTTATTCCAGATCTAATGTCCAATTTAGACACAGTTTATGTTcagtttcaattccaattttaagttaaatttcgtATTCATTTTCAAATCTAATTCGAAGTctgattcaattccaatttcaaataaaaacttcaaattctgcTTTAGGTCCGGTTACTTGTTTAATTCCAAGTAAATCTTCCAGTCCGCATTGCTCTAAACTTAAGTCTACTTTTAACACTGCTTTCCAGTCCAGTTCTAATTGCTAGTTCaaattcaactttgattttaaatgcaGTTGCAACCGAGAGTCCGAAATTTTAAACTAATCGGCCGATATTTTTGTGGTAAATAGATTCGCCTTCCTACGATCCCACCCGTATTCCGGGCCAACATGCTCTTCCGAAAGATCGGATCGGATATGCTACAATATTGTATTCCACccgtttgttgttttgtttggaTATTTTAGAAGCAGTTGATAACCTACCACACTACTTACGTTATTAGCACTTTCCGAATCTGCAAATTTAAATATAACTCCACATTTTAATTCCAGATTGATAGAACTTTTCAAAATAAATGAGTTGGGAAATTTAGCACAAAACTGTTAAGAAAATTTGACAACTGAAAAACTTACGACTGAATGTGGGTGGGCACAGTCTACTTTGATCTGACATCTGACATTGAATGTCGGCTGTGGAGGAAACAGGGGAAATGATTCAACCATTCAACATATAGAAGGTCCATCGGGAAAATGAATATGTTTGAGAAATAAAAGGTAAAATACTAAATCTAGGAAACAAAAAATAGTATTATCCACACAGTTTCACACCGTACTATTTGCTAGATGGATGATGGGCATCAACCATCAGAGAAGTGCACATGCATGTAGGTACAGTTTTTGCCACCGCAAAAGAATGCGCCGGCCGGGGCACACATTTGCACGTGCCTTTTCATGAATTCGATTCTCGTAAATCCATTTCACGCTTAACGGCGCTTTTTTTCTTGCTGCCATCCTTCCATCACGTTTCTCCGGTCCGATTGAATGATTTCCACTCTCATTCCACAGCCTGTCGGTACCGTCAGTACGACGGTAGGCAGGCAGTtggcattggcactggcactaCTGGTGAAGATGGTTTTTATTTGCCAACCTCCCCAGGGAGGTGAGAAGAGACGGGGGACGGAACGGGGATACCGTACTCTTGAATTAAAGTCTCGTAGTCAGTTTGTACCTATACCTAGTTGCGTTTGGCTAATTGCAACGCAGAGATGATGAAACAAACGTTCGACAGCCGGCTCGGCTCGGCCAATTCTATTCAAATAGTCATTAGAGTGCACTTATATCATTCGTTGGCCGCTGTTGCGGCCGCTGATGGTGATGATAATAGTAATGATGTTATTAAGTGTAATGAGCTTTGCGCAGCAAAGTGTTATACTTTCGAAATCATCTTAAAAGATAGCTTACATTAAAACACTACAAATGTCTGATTGTTTTCATCTTCTTTTCCTTCATCATTCCCGTCCACACAGGCAGTGTACATGACCACGACGGTGCCGCAGAACTTTTCGAAGAACACCAACAACCTGATCGGACGGCACAAACCGACCCGCAGCAGCTTGCGGCACAGCCGCATGCTGGTGGTCAACAAGGCCTTTCACCAGCGTTACCCCCGGGGGAACGCTCTGAATCTGAAACACATCCGACTGAGCCGAACGCTGATGGTACTGAAGGTGCTGATCGGTACGATACTTACGCTGATGGGCATGGCCATCATGGTGTGGTCGCCCAGCACTCACACCAAGGACAACCCCTACTGGGCCGGGTTGATTGTGagtaccaccccccccccccccccgctcgTTCGTCAAAATGAAGACGTTAAACATTGAACTCTGTTTTCTCCAACAGCTAATCCTGTGCGGTTCCATGTTCCTCATCCTGTTCGACTTCAAGCGCCGACCGGCGAGTCGAGTGCGCGAAAATTGCTTCAACTTTATCCGGATCAACGCCCTGGTACTGCTGCTGTTGACCGTTTTCTTTACGATGCTAGCGTTTATCTATGCGCTGCTGCATACGGTCAACCTCAGCTCCAGTGGGCTCCGCTGTGAACCCGAGTACAGCTTCAATGTCAATTCGTCCAGCTGTGTGTGCTGGATCGATGTGCGTCGGCCGCTTCCGGCGGAGGCAGCTGCCGAGCTGCGAAGCAGCGACGAGTTGGAGGATGCGAACAGTACGGTGGTCACTACGATCGTTGATCGTCTAAGGACGATCGAACAGTTGGAGCAGGATGGTGCCATCCGGCTGGAATATCGGTATGTTCTATTGAATTCCAAAAAAAAGGTGATTCTGATTcaacttttctgttttttttttctagtgaTTTCAACTGTAGTGAGGTGCTCGGAATTTGGTACTACGTAACGCTGGGTTCTGCGCTGCTGAACAGCTTAGGTTGCCTGCTGGCAGCAGGCTTCCTCGTCATCTACGGGGTCGAATGCCAGCGGCGCGATAACCAGCTGAAGTATTTCACTGTGAGAACGAACGGCAACGGAGCACGATTAGCTCAACACAACACAGCTGACGAAGGTAGTGGTGGCGGTGGCGAAAGCAGTGAAGCTAGCGCCGCCTGCGGAAAACCGCCGGAAGACAATGAGCTGCTGTCATCGGAACCACCAACCCAGCCCGAATCGAAAGTTACCGAAAGTATTGACTTGAAAACCACGCAAACGTGATACAAAGATAGCTATTTTGTATCCAAGTATTATTTTTTCTaactaaaaaactttttttttacaacaatttcaataaaaataatttttaaatgtgCGACCCCCCTTTCTGAAGAAGGTCCCAGCGGAAATTTTATTCTGCAATTGTGGCTAGGAGAATACTTTGCTTaatcgtaataaaaaaaatacgttCCGTAAATATTGGCTATCTAAATATTGGCTTTTACGTATCCACCGAATACGTAGCTTTTAACTTTAAACCTAGAAAAATAGGTCGCTGCTTGGCAAAATGTCATCCTTGTGGAGGCTGTACAAAATGCTGGAATACCACAGGATTTGATCACTGAAATCTACTCCCCCGAGGAGGTGACCTATGAACGGTGCATCTCGCGTTCTAAAACGAAACCAAATCAAATCAAACCAAAGTTTTAAATTCCCCGGAATTTCCtggacgaaaaagaaaaacgaaaggaaaaaaacaatcaaCGTACCTTTTCGTGAAATCATGCTCGACCAGCGTAATGGCCCACCGGAGCCGGGACTGGTCCCGTTTGGCTTCCCGGCCCAGGTAGGCGTGCACCCGGCCCAGATGGATCTTCATCATCTCCTCGTAGGTGCTTTTGTCCTTCTTGTCGGCTCGCTTGAGGACGACAATTTCCCGCCCGATCAGCTGCAGCTTGTAGCTTCGGAGGGTTTTCGTGCGTCGATCGGCAAACTTGAGCTCCGTGGTCGGTGTCAGGACCGGTGCCTTCTGGATGTGCCGGTAGACGTCGTTCAGGGTGCTCGTCGGCCGGATCGATAGGTAGTTCGTTTTGCGGTCCGCTTCGTCCCAGTAGGTCCATCTGGAAGGAATTGAAGGCGATATTAGTTTCTGTGTCTGGCGAGCAATGGTGGGTTGGTTCATCGGTGAGGATGATCCAGGAAATACATGGAGAAAGGTTCGCTTTGTGGGATAATAAAAGGATAAAACACTAAAGTGTGCAACATGTTCGAAACTCTATGTTTTCACTTGAACAGAAGTTCCAAAATTCTTAttgttggaattttttttaaagagaaTTGTTCGCAGGTAacttaacaattttattaattaCATTCAACGAGGAATATTATTTTTACTGCAACAAATATTATGTTCACCGGCATGTAACAGAATAATCGAGCACTCGTTTATAAACAGCGAAAACAGTAACTGTCCCATATAACTTCCATGTGATATCCCAGCGGTACTTcccaaaaaattaattttttcattcctATAGTAGAAGCTTTAGAAAAATCGGTTTGCATCTGTCTCTTAGtccttttgtctttttttaacCTTATAACTTTAGTTTTAAGTATATTATTTCCACGTTTTCAACTTTCGCTCTGTGTGTGTCACAGGACGGTGCTAATGTCTTCCTTTAGTTAACAGTTTCAACGACGGCTTGATTTACTAACCTCTAACCATCTTCACTAACCTCTAAGACCGCCAACTTTGCTAAAGGTCTACGCATCGATCAATCCCTTTGTAGTTTATACAATTGCTTGCTGTACTCTACAATTCACCCTCCTAACCACTTCTATAATTAGATCTCTCGCGCACTCGTTCCTCTTTCCTTTACTGAGCTGTTGTACAGTAGTTTTCACTGAGCGAACCATCCGCTCCCACACTCCACCCATGTGTGGAGCGCTGGGACGGTGACAGATCCACCGGGTAAAAGTGCAAGGACCTCGACGGTCGATGAAACAGCGAATGCCCTCAATACAGGAATCCGTGAAATAGTTTCTGTCAGCGGTTCGAAAAAGTTCAAACCACATGCCATTCACGCTAGCGATAGTGGGGCCATATGGGCCTCTACATCATTGACACGCTTTTACAGCACCGCTTACAAGCATTCTAAGCCATGGGACATGGTATCGCGTAGGGGAACCCCATTCATCCGAGTCCGTCTCCGAGTTACCGTGCCGATACTTTCGATGGTAATCGTCCATCAGCAGAGCTGTAAACATGTGTTTTCTAATGAGGATGtgaaaaattttgcatctacttTCACATTTAGAGCCGCTGCAATTCTTCTGTTGGTAGAAAGGATTCCGTTTTCAAGCAGCGGACATAACTGGTACAGATTACTATCCTTCGCCGCCGAGATCTGCTGCTTTTTCGGTTTGGGAACACAATCTCATTCGGAAAACTTTGCCATTGTGTTTGCAGTATAAGCAATCGCTCAGCTCTTTGTAGCTCTCCCGACGTCAAAAGACCCACAGAGCGTTCCTCATCGATACCGGTAATTTTTGAAGACTGTTCTGCATTTCTAAAAAATCCTTTATGTAGTATTGCCGGCATTGCTGTTTTCGCACCCAGAACGCGGTTGATCAATGTGTAATCCGAGTTCAACAAAGAATTCCTGCATGAATTTTTGATTTGGTCTCCGTAAATAGTTTTTCTTGTCCAGTTTTCGACCATCTTTTAAACTGTAGTCTGTACGCAATGTGGACCATACGTTCAAATGTCCTTATCCAACAATGTAGTGTGCTTAGCCCGTAATCGAGGTGTGTTTCGTCTATCGTACGATTCGCAATTTTTTCCAGATTATCAAAAAGGAAAGCAGTAGCACCAGATAAATAACACCTTTGCCCAGAAGATGTTCCAGTAATCGCCTTGATGCTCGACCATTCTCATGAATATTTTTACGTTGATTACCAAGTTCTGTTCCTTCATTGAGTTATCATTCTTCGACGATAgcatttttcgtttcttttgtTAACCGTAACGAAACAGTACGGTCATACCTTAagagaaaatttcatttaaatctaCTAAACAAAATAATTCATAACTGATGATAGTCGAGGATTGTCCCATATTTCTGGAAGCCATTTCCAGACAATCGAGATGGAACCAAAGATATAAGAACGACTGCTTGTGTCTGAGCTGTCAGTCTTTGTAAATCTTTACGTATATTCTCGAAAGCCGATGACCCATTGCAACCCCGTTTAACGCACAGTTTATATGTTGTTGCATAAGCTCATTGCATAAGATAGGTAATATTGAGTCATGGTGAAGCTGCTTTACTAATCGATTGCACGTATGATCTAGCAGAGCCTGCAACTCAATTTTGCAGTGTTTCTCAGAAACACCGAAAAATTCTTTTTGCGGATAGCAATTCTGtttgattgatatttttttatggtggATATACAATTGGGCAAGGAGATCTTATGATACCTTATGCTCGTGTTGTAAACTTAGGAAACTTAGTTTCCTCAGTTAAAATCTCATCTGAATTATGAGTACTTCTTAAATTTTCTGTCTTACGACGCTCACTTTTCACGCTACATTcgttgaaaatttttgaaggtcGCTCGACAGTGTGGCATCCATCAATTGATGGTTCAGCTCCACCGAAAATAACGTGCTATTATGAGAACTACCCCGTAACACTCCGGTCTCCTATTTTCAGCGGCTTTGACCCCTCGTGCCTTTTGGAACGGTGCACGATTACGGCACTAATACCTGATTACAAGTACTTCCGAATCCATCTCGAGCTCACGATGGACTCTGCTTCTATGAGAATCGTCGATAGCGTCTCGTCAACTGGATTTCGTGAGCTGGACAGGCTATTGAGTGCGGTTTTTACACTCCGCACTAGTCGCTCCCAACTCCCTCCGAAGAGTGGAGCTGACGGCGGGTGAAAAAAAACCCACTTAGTGCTCGCATTGGTGAACGTTTCGGCCAGGTTCCTATGCATGTCTTCAATTTCTACACTCAACTCACGACTAGCACCCTGGAAATTCgtgccattgcacagtggtccagaagtttttcgcatataatacctttaggaacatttcttgatataacaagccccttcttgtcagagaaatctttgggtgattaattcccttaaaagtgagatacgaaatttattttcagatatattcgagatacaggtttgatactttcggcaaagttgtagtaa contains these protein-coding regions:
- the LOC128732343 gene encoding uncharacterized protein LOC128732343, with the translated sequence MASTGKRSSYDPTVAAPDGEERPRSFYDNLTAAGSSSTGPAKIIQIPDIQFKFDDDIPITADPRRSTLMSNARSDFFGLSRPCQSARADESAISKSHMQNDESQHLLDDRRTPPTIAPGTSSSSSPDSTASTAPARSCSPGPGPVDDPAESGSKSRPLSSNRNITIRLPETGTPSEAVYMTTTVPQNFSKNTNNLIGRHKPTRSSLRHSRMLVVNKAFHQRYPRGNALNLKHIRLSRTLMVLKVLIGTILTLMGMAIMVWSPSTHTKDNPYWAGLILILCGSMFLILFDFKRRPASRVRENCFNFIRINALVLLLLTVFFTMLAFIYALLHTVNLSSSGLRCEPEYSFNVNSSSCVCWIDVRRPLPAEAAAELRSSDELEDANSTVVTTIVDRLRTIEQLEQDGAIRLEYRDFNCSEVLGIWYYVTLGSALLNSLGCLLAAGFLVIYGVECQRRDNQLKYFTVRTNGNGARLAQHNTADEGSGGGGESSEASAACGKPPEDNELLSSEPPTQPESKVTESIDLKTTQT